In Myxococcus stipitatus, the following are encoded in one genomic region:
- a CDS encoding polysaccharide deacetylase family protein, with amino-acid sequence MRLASISVDLDSLPHYCRIHGLPESLLDDRARSLVHAVAVPRFRELFDAVGVPGTFFAIGEDLESDAGAAAGMRAAHAAGIEVASHSHAHDYALTRRGPTAILEDLQRADATILAATGARPEGFRAPGYTLNADLYAATVALGYRYGSSTFPATPYYAAKAAVMGALALVGRPSRSVLDTPRVLLAPRVPYRPDPARPYQRGSGSVVELPMAVTPGLRFPFIGTFATTLPLPTLRAAWGMCRRDAFFNFELHGVDVLDASDGIPGELVRQQRDLRVSAAKKLERLREIFGWLRAECDVVTLRDAAKRLSPSL; translated from the coding sequence GTGAGGCTGGCGTCCATCTCCGTCGACCTCGACTCGCTGCCGCACTACTGCCGCATCCACGGGCTGCCCGAGTCGCTGCTGGATGACCGCGCCCGCTCCCTGGTCCACGCGGTGGCGGTGCCTCGCTTCCGGGAGCTGTTCGACGCGGTGGGCGTGCCGGGCACCTTCTTCGCCATCGGCGAGGACCTGGAGTCGGACGCGGGCGCCGCCGCGGGTATGCGCGCGGCCCATGCGGCCGGCATCGAGGTGGCAAGCCACAGCCACGCCCACGACTACGCGCTCACGCGCCGAGGCCCCACCGCCATCCTGGAAGACCTCCAACGCGCGGATGCCACCATCCTCGCGGCCACGGGGGCCCGGCCCGAGGGCTTCCGCGCCCCGGGCTACACCCTCAACGCGGACCTCTATGCGGCCACGGTTGCCCTGGGGTACCGGTACGGTTCCTCCACCTTTCCCGCCACGCCGTACTACGCGGCCAAGGCGGCGGTGATGGGCGCGCTCGCCCTGGTGGGGCGGCCGTCGCGCTCCGTGTTGGATACGCCGCGCGTGCTGCTCGCGCCGCGTGTGCCGTATCGCCCGGACCCGGCGCGGCCCTACCAGCGAGGCTCGGGCTCCGTGGTGGAGCTGCCCATGGCGGTGACCCCCGGACTGCGCTTCCCGTTCATCGGGACGTTCGCCACGACGCTGCCGCTGCCCACCCTGCGCGCGGCCTGGGGCATGTGCCGCCGCGATGCCTTCTTCAACTTCGAGCTGCATGGCGTCGACGTGCTGGACGCCTCCGACGGCATCCCCGGCGAACTGGTCCGCCAGCAGCGGGACCTGCGCGTGAGCGCGGCGAAGAAGCTCGAGCGCCTGCGCGAAATCTTCGGCTGGCTCCGGGCCGAGTGTGACGTCGTCACCCTGCGCGACGCCGCGAAGCGCCTGTCCCCCTCGCTCTGA
- a CDS encoding glycosyltransferase family 2 protein encodes MAPHLSVVIPVYNEESIIASAAEELRQGLDARGLDYEIIFAENGSRDATTSILEELCARHPRLRWFHSERPNYGVALKAGINMARGTYVICDEIDLCDLSFYDAALPRLERGEADMVVGSKAAKGASDQRPLIRRAATRVHNKLLKVTLGFQGTDTHGLKAFRREALLPVIQKCVVDMDVFASEFVIRAWREGLKVMEIPIQLHEKRQPSIHLFKRVPNVLKNVGKLFYVIRVRGT; translated from the coding sequence ATGGCACCGCACCTGTCTGTCGTCATCCCGGTCTACAACGAGGAGTCCATCATCGCCTCGGCGGCAGAAGAGCTGCGCCAGGGGTTGGATGCACGTGGGCTCGACTACGAAATCATCTTCGCGGAGAACGGCTCGCGGGACGCCACGACGAGCATCCTCGAGGAGCTGTGCGCCCGGCATCCGCGACTGCGCTGGTTCCACTCCGAGCGCCCCAACTACGGCGTCGCCCTCAAGGCGGGCATCAACATGGCCCGGGGCACGTACGTCATCTGCGACGAAATCGACCTCTGCGACCTCTCCTTCTACGACGCGGCGCTGCCCCGGCTCGAGCGCGGCGAGGCGGACATGGTGGTGGGCTCCAAGGCGGCCAAGGGCGCCAGTGACCAGCGGCCCCTCATCCGCCGCGCGGCCACGCGGGTGCACAACAAGCTCCTCAAGGTGACGCTGGGCTTCCAGGGCACGGACACGCACGGGCTCAAGGCGTTCCGCCGCGAGGCGCTCCTGCCCGTCATCCAGAAGTGTGTGGTGGACATGGATGTGTTCGCCAGCGAGTTCGTCATCCGCGCGTGGCGCGAGGGGCTGAAGGTGATGGAGATTCCCATCCAGCTCCACGAGAAGCGCCAGCCCTCCATCCACCTCTTCAAGCGCGTGCCCAACGTCCTCAAGAACGTGGGCAAGTTGTTCTACGTCATCCGCGTGCGTGGCACGTGA
- a CDS encoding protoporphyrinogen/coproporphyrinogen oxidase, which yields MEPIVILGAGLAGLSTAHFLQKPWRLIEKSDRVGGLIKTEVIDGCYFDPTGHWLHLRDPEIQEWVNTRWLPGQMVRIQRKAGIFTRGVFTRFPYQVNTHGLPPDVVAENLMGFVEAIYGEKGRALREREPRDFEEFILRYMGEGFAKNFMVPYNQKLWTVHPREMSAAWVGRFVPRPTLKEVVDGALGAGTDAVGYNASFLYPREGGIESLARAMLKGLEGGELSVRTEPTSIDWKARKVALSDGRTLSYSGLVSTVSLPGLVRLLAQGPSGVPDEVSAAAKRLRATTVTYVAVAARGANRQPWHWIYLPEPEFHTYRIGSPSAVYDALAPKDTSTFYVEYSHHGELSPATAEKYAVEDLLRSQMIHSADDILFAHAREIPHAYVLYDEAYGPAKTEILRFLEHAGIHTAGRYGQWEYSSMEDAILAGRACARALNG from the coding sequence ATGGAACCCATCGTCATCCTCGGCGCAGGTCTCGCGGGCTTGTCCACGGCGCACTTCCTCCAGAAGCCCTGGCGCCTCATCGAGAAGTCGGACCGGGTCGGCGGACTCATCAAGACCGAGGTCATCGACGGGTGTTATTTCGACCCCACCGGCCACTGGCTGCACCTGCGCGACCCTGAAATCCAGGAGTGGGTGAACACGCGCTGGCTGCCCGGGCAGATGGTGCGCATCCAGCGCAAGGCGGGAATCTTCACGCGCGGCGTCTTCACGCGCTTCCCGTACCAGGTGAACACACACGGCCTGCCGCCGGACGTCGTGGCGGAGAACCTGATGGGCTTCGTGGAGGCCATCTACGGCGAGAAGGGCCGCGCGCTGCGGGAGCGGGAGCCCCGGGACTTCGAGGAGTTCATCCTCCGCTACATGGGCGAGGGCTTCGCGAAGAACTTCATGGTGCCCTACAACCAGAAGCTCTGGACGGTGCACCCGCGCGAGATGTCCGCGGCCTGGGTCGGGCGCTTCGTTCCCCGTCCGACGCTCAAGGAAGTGGTGGATGGAGCCCTGGGCGCCGGCACCGACGCCGTGGGCTACAACGCGTCGTTCCTCTACCCCCGCGAGGGCGGCATCGAGAGCCTCGCGCGCGCCATGTTGAAGGGACTCGAGGGCGGCGAGCTGAGCGTGCGCACCGAGCCCACCTCCATCGACTGGAAGGCGCGCAAGGTCGCCCTGTCCGACGGCAGGACGCTGTCCTACTCGGGGCTGGTGTCCACCGTGTCCTTGCCCGGCCTGGTGCGCCTGCTGGCCCAGGGGCCCTCGGGTGTGCCCGACGAGGTGTCCGCCGCCGCGAAGCGTCTGCGTGCCACCACCGTCACCTATGTCGCCGTGGCCGCGCGTGGCGCCAACCGCCAGCCCTGGCATTGGATCTACCTGCCGGAGCCGGAGTTCCACACGTATCGCATCGGCTCACCGTCCGCCGTCTACGATGCGCTGGCACCCAAGGACACCTCCACGTTCTACGTGGAATACAGCCACCACGGCGAGCTGTCCCCGGCCACCGCGGAGAAGTACGCCGTGGAGGACCTGCTGCGCTCGCAGATGATCCACTCCGCGGACGACATCCTCTTCGCCCACGCACGTGAGATTCCCCACGCCTACGTGCTCTATGACGAGGCCTATGGGCCCGCGAAGACAGAAATCCTTCGTTTCCTGGAGCACGCTGGCATCCACACAGCGGGGCGTTATGGACAGTGGGAGTACTCGTCCATGGAGGATGCCATCCTCGCGGGGCGTGCGTGTGCTCGGGCGCTGAACGGTTGA
- a CDS encoding tetratricopeptide repeat protein, whose product MKVSCPSCQTNYNIDDKRIPPGGAKLKCARCQTTFPIKPEGVSAPAPAAPPPPGAIPLPGQAAAPAAIPLPGAAPSATAAIPLPGAAPSPSAAIPLPGSAPSGAIAMGAGPQAIPLPGASAFDGGAIPLPGAAAPSDSFGFGSGAIPLPGAAPQASGFGQGAGAIPLPGAAPSGAIAMGAGPAAIPLPGAAAPFDSGAIPLPGASDSFGEGFDDVEAPALENRDVTRVVAIPLPNAAYREQAATAPPSSARDFDFSDDALAPPADASPSAYGAPDVTGTARDFDFSEAELPVPAQPEPDPFAFDVETSSGEAPSFALPPTPNPGQGAFPVEDNPFALPPPPAYAQQPATDDPFALPPPPEDNPFALPPPPAYAQQPAMDDPFALPPPPEDNPFALPPPPSYAQQPATDDPFALPPPPEDNPFVLPPPPAYAQPGADDAFALPPPPAGGPSFDFGELPSPVDPFSAAPPPAGAMDFSDLPSPAAPAMDFSDLPSPAQGGSFDFAAPPPPAPMPDFSLDFADPAPPPAASPPPASFNPSMDFGDVDFGSPAPAPAPGIPDSLEFDPTARPADDLEADLSDPLPPPPNAGPADGLEMLSFIDDAASRDGGAQAGAKVRRFHVRRRSGKVFGPFDEGVVVKMLEDGQLLGNEDVSLDSESWSAIGTIPTFAAAIQRLMEGPAKVVAAAPVAVAADAEAPHADGSGTQANMRRLEQLYEGRMAAVSVVDRSGANEKLKKRIPLFIAAGVAVVVMIVGAGTEFGTRYGAFGRRALFPARVSDGSPDAQLVTQAKQALLQDTFGSYQQAQTLAAQVLQQKEYPAVRSLWCQSVAYLQRKYSAAPVADMARCREALPDIALLGEKDVDFIKVSAALSLTARQADAALVPLMDAFSREGNQGDLELAFLVAEAQTMKRERDAAIETLKKVLAVDPKSAKAHHAMGNLHQSAGRADEAAASYTAALEADRKHASSAVELAAVQLLVRKDVEKGAQSVEEALAKDVQSALGPAELARARGLKGVALFYQHKPREAEAELKAALEQDPESDFIKAQLAHVMRAQRNYEGALPLYTALASEAGDNLEYADGHISALVMTGKMQAALEAVQKASERFPSEARIAYLYGRIEDALDKLSEAEGHYKRAIAADANLVEANLYLGRFYLRQRRNAEARTQLEQAAAKAPEHAGVRSGLGELALAENNALLGQQEFERAVQLDPNLADAHLGLSRVALLAGDLEKAQTEANRALELDPHLLKDGRLQRGIVLWRLGKLEEAVAELEKAKGEDPRSTTIPITLGAVLLERGDLPGAESNLGLALSNEPSNHEALYYLALVKAKRLEFTLAMDAMRKAVERAPKRPDYHYAYGVILRDAKNLPDAMREWRAAVALDPANADAHEALGHAHLENGEFDEAITAFEESLKSDPRRTRVLGSIGDAYFNAARWNDAIQRYQKALKADAKLTYVYYKVARAFTEQAQHAKAIDWYRKAATAEPENPMTYYYLGFAYKEKNKRREAVQAFESYLEKKPDASDKKDIEDEIYDLRN is encoded by the coding sequence ATGAAAGTCTCCTGCCCGTCTTGCCAGACGAACTACAACATCGATGACAAGCGGATCCCTCCGGGAGGCGCGAAGCTCAAGTGCGCCCGGTGCCAGACCACCTTCCCCATCAAACCCGAGGGCGTGAGCGCGCCAGCCCCCGCCGCGCCTCCTCCTCCCGGCGCCATTCCCCTCCCGGGACAGGCCGCGGCCCCCGCCGCGATTCCGCTCCCTGGCGCCGCGCCTTCCGCCACCGCCGCGATTCCGCTTCCAGGTGCCGCGCCCTCGCCCTCCGCGGCGATTCCCCTGCCGGGTAGCGCACCGTCGGGCGCCATCGCCATGGGAGCCGGCCCGCAGGCCATTCCCCTCCCCGGCGCGTCCGCCTTCGACGGCGGCGCGATTCCGCTTCCTGGCGCGGCGGCCCCATCCGACAGCTTCGGCTTCGGCTCCGGCGCCATCCCGCTTCCGGGCGCCGCGCCCCAAGCGTCGGGCTTCGGACAGGGCGCCGGGGCCATTCCGCTTCCGGGCGCCGCGCCCTCGGGTGCCATCGCCATGGGGGCCGGTCCCGCCGCCATTCCCCTTCCCGGCGCGGCGGCCCCCTTCGACTCCGGCGCAATCCCTCTTCCGGGCGCCTCGGACTCCTTCGGAGAGGGCTTCGATGACGTGGAGGCGCCCGCTCTCGAGAACCGGGACGTCACGCGCGTCGTGGCCATCCCACTGCCCAACGCCGCGTATCGCGAGCAGGCCGCCACGGCGCCCCCGAGCTCGGCGCGCGACTTCGACTTCTCCGACGATGCACTGGCGCCGCCGGCGGATGCCTCCCCGTCGGCGTATGGCGCTCCGGACGTGACCGGCACCGCGCGCGACTTCGACTTCTCCGAGGCAGAGCTCCCGGTCCCCGCCCAGCCCGAGCCGGACCCCTTCGCCTTCGACGTCGAGACCTCGAGCGGTGAGGCCCCCTCCTTCGCGCTGCCGCCCACCCCCAACCCCGGGCAGGGCGCCTTCCCAGTCGAGGACAACCCCTTCGCGCTGCCGCCGCCTCCCGCGTACGCGCAGCAGCCCGCGACGGACGACCCCTTCGCGCTTCCTCCTCCGCCCGAGGACAATCCCTTCGCGCTGCCGCCGCCTCCCGCCTACGCGCAGCAGCCCGCGATGGACGACCCCTTCGCGCTTCCTCCTCCGCCCGAGGACAACCCCTTCGCGCTTCCGCCGCCTCCTTCCTACGCGCAGCAGCCCGCGACGGATGACCCCTTCGCGCTTCCCCCTCCACCCGAGGACAACCCCTTCGTGCTGCCGCCGCCGCCCGCCTACGCACAGCCCGGGGCGGACGACGCCTTCGCCTTGCCGCCGCCGCCCGCTGGAGGCCCCTCGTTCGACTTCGGTGAGCTCCCCTCTCCGGTGGATCCATTCTCGGCGGCACCGCCTCCGGCGGGCGCGATGGACTTCTCGGACCTGCCGTCTCCCGCCGCTCCGGCGATGGACTTCTCGGACCTGCCGTCCCCCGCGCAGGGCGGGTCGTTCGACTTCGCCGCGCCCCCGCCACCGGCGCCGATGCCGGACTTCAGCCTCGACTTCGCCGACCCGGCACCGCCGCCCGCCGCATCGCCTCCGCCCGCGTCCTTCAACCCCTCGATGGACTTTGGCGACGTGGACTTCGGTTCGCCGGCTCCCGCGCCCGCGCCGGGCATCCCCGACTCGCTCGAGTTCGACCCCACCGCGCGCCCCGCGGATGACCTGGAAGCGGACCTCTCGGATCCGCTCCCGCCTCCGCCCAACGCGGGCCCCGCGGATGGTCTGGAGATGTTGTCGTTCATCGACGACGCGGCCAGCCGGGATGGAGGCGCGCAGGCGGGCGCCAAGGTGCGGCGCTTCCACGTCCGCCGCCGCTCGGGCAAGGTGTTCGGCCCGTTCGACGAGGGCGTCGTCGTCAAGATGCTCGAGGATGGGCAGCTGCTGGGCAACGAGGACGTCTCGCTGGATTCGGAGTCGTGGTCGGCCATCGGCACCATCCCCACCTTCGCCGCCGCCATCCAGCGGCTGATGGAGGGCCCGGCCAAGGTCGTCGCGGCGGCGCCCGTCGCCGTGGCGGCGGACGCGGAAGCCCCTCACGCCGACGGGAGCGGCACGCAGGCGAACATGCGCCGCCTGGAGCAGCTCTATGAAGGCCGCATGGCGGCGGTCTCCGTGGTGGACCGCAGCGGCGCTAACGAGAAGCTCAAGAAGCGCATCCCCTTGTTCATCGCCGCGGGCGTCGCCGTGGTGGTGATGATCGTCGGCGCGGGGACGGAGTTCGGCACGCGCTACGGTGCCTTTGGCCGCCGGGCCCTGTTCCCAGCGCGTGTCTCGGACGGCTCGCCCGACGCGCAGCTCGTGACGCAGGCGAAGCAGGCGCTCCTCCAGGACACATTCGGCAGCTACCAGCAGGCGCAGACCCTCGCCGCCCAGGTGCTTCAGCAGAAGGAATACCCGGCGGTCCGGTCGCTGTGGTGCCAGTCCGTCGCCTACCTGCAGCGCAAGTACTCCGCGGCGCCGGTGGCCGACATGGCGCGCTGCCGCGAGGCCCTGCCGGACATCGCGTTGCTGGGCGAGAAGGACGTGGACTTCATCAAGGTCAGTGCGGCGCTGTCCCTCACTGCCCGGCAGGCGGACGCGGCGCTGGTCCCCTTGATGGACGCGTTCAGCCGCGAGGGGAATCAGGGCGACCTGGAGCTGGCCTTCCTGGTGGCCGAAGCGCAGACCATGAAGCGTGAACGGGACGCCGCCATCGAGACCCTGAAGAAGGTACTCGCGGTGGACCCGAAGTCCGCCAAGGCCCACCACGCGATGGGCAACCTGCACCAGTCCGCGGGCCGCGCGGACGAGGCCGCGGCCTCGTACACCGCCGCGCTCGAAGCGGACCGCAAGCACGCCTCCTCCGCCGTGGAGCTCGCCGCCGTGCAGCTCCTGGTCCGCAAGGACGTGGAGAAGGGCGCGCAGTCCGTGGAAGAGGCCCTGGCCAAGGACGTCCAGTCCGCGCTGGGCCCCGCCGAGCTCGCCCGCGCCCGGGGGCTCAAGGGCGTGGCGCTCTTCTACCAGCACAAGCCCCGGGAGGCCGAAGCCGAGCTCAAGGCCGCGCTGGAGCAGGACCCGGAGTCGGACTTCATCAAGGCCCAGCTCGCCCACGTGATGCGCGCGCAGCGCAACTACGAGGGCGCGCTGCCGCTGTACACGGCGCTGGCCTCCGAGGCGGGCGACAACCTGGAGTACGCCGACGGCCACATCTCCGCGCTGGTGATGACGGGCAAGATGCAGGCGGCGCTGGAGGCGGTGCAGAAGGCCAGCGAGCGCTTCCCCAGCGAGGCCCGCATCGCCTACCTCTACGGCCGCATCGAGGACGCGCTCGACAAGCTCTCCGAGGCGGAGGGGCACTACAAGCGCGCCATCGCCGCGGACGCCAACCTGGTGGAGGCAAACCTCTACCTCGGCCGCTTCTATCTGCGTCAACGCCGCAACGCGGAGGCCCGGACCCAGTTGGAGCAGGCCGCTGCGAAGGCCCCCGAACACGCGGGGGTGCGCTCGGGTCTGGGGGAGCTGGCCCTCGCCGAGAACAACGCACTGCTGGGACAGCAGGAGTTCGAGCGCGCCGTGCAGCTCGACCCCAACCTGGCCGATGCCCACCTGGGCCTCTCCCGCGTGGCGCTGCTCGCCGGAGACCTGGAGAAGGCGCAGACGGAGGCCAACCGCGCGCTGGAGCTGGACCCGCACCTGCTCAAGGACGGCCGGCTGCAGCGAGGCATCGTCCTGTGGCGCCTGGGCAAGCTCGAGGAGGCCGTGGCCGAGTTGGAGAAGGCCAAGGGCGAGGACCCCCGCTCCACCACGATTCCCATCACCCTGGGCGCCGTGCTGCTCGAGCGCGGAGACCTCCCTGGCGCGGAGAGCAACCTGGGCCTGGCGCTGAGCAACGAGCCCTCCAACCACGAGGCGCTCTACTACCTGGCGCTCGTCAAGGCGAAGCGGCTGGAGTTCACCCTCGCCATGGACGCCATGCGCAAGGCCGTGGAGCGCGCGCCCAAGCGCCCGGACTACCACTACGCCTACGGCGTCATCCTCCGCGACGCGAAGAACCTGCCGGACGCCATGCGAGAGTGGCGCGCGGCCGTCGCCCTGGACCCCGCCAACGCGGACGCCCACGAGGCGCTGGGCCATGCCCACCTGGAGAACGGCGAGTTCGACGAGGCCATCACCGCCTTCGAGGAGAGCCTGAAGTCGGACCCGCGCCGCACGCGAGTGCTCGGCTCCATCGGCGACGCCTACTTCAACGCCGCCCGCTGGAACGACGCCATCCAGCGCTACCAGAAGGCCCTCAAGGCGGACGCGAAGCTCACGTACGTCTATTACAAGGTCGCCCGCGCCTTCACGGAGCAGGCCCAGCATGCCAAGGCCATTGACTGGTACCGCAAGGCCGCCACGGCCGAGCCAGAGAACCCGATGACCTACTACTACCTGGGCTTCGCCTATAAGGAGAAGAACAAGCGCCGGGAGGCCGTGCAGGCCTTCGAGTCCTACCTGGAGAAGAAGCCGGACGCGTCCGACAAGAAGGACATCGAGGACGAAATCTACGACCTGCGGAACTAA
- the serS gene encoding serine--tRNA ligase: MLDLRNVAQNFDAVVARLKTRGGNLDLGPFQRLFAERRELYVSMESLAARRNAANEEMKKKAKEDPKALDALRGDLRAVSQDIKEKENRLKEVEEEINKILLLIPNTPHESVPVGASADENVQVKVWGEKPNLPFTPRQHFELGEKLGMLDFERAAKVSGSRFTFYKGALARLERALVTFMIDVHTQKGYTELLPPYLVLRETMMGTGQLPKFEDDAFKTLGDPERFLIPTSEVPVTNYHADEILEGDTLPVRYCAFSPCFRAEAGAAGKDTRGLIRQHQFHKVEMVKFAHPDKSLDELEAMTDDACDILRRLGLHHRVMLLCTGDMGFSARKTYDIEVWLPGQNAYREISSCSDCGDFQARRAKIRFRAQKGDKPQLLHTLNGSGLAVGRTSIAILENYQRDDGTVAIPEVLWPYMGGLKELKPL; this comes from the coding sequence ATGCTGGACCTCCGCAACGTTGCGCAGAACTTCGATGCCGTTGTCGCTCGCCTGAAGACGCGGGGCGGCAACCTGGACCTGGGCCCCTTCCAGCGCCTCTTCGCCGAGCGCCGTGAGCTGTACGTCTCCATGGAGTCGCTGGCCGCGCGCCGCAACGCCGCCAACGAGGAGATGAAGAAGAAGGCCAAGGAAGACCCCAAGGCGCTGGACGCCCTGCGCGGCGACCTTCGAGCCGTCTCCCAGGACATCAAGGAGAAGGAGAACCGCCTCAAGGAGGTCGAGGAGGAGATCAACAAGATTCTCCTGCTCATCCCCAACACGCCGCACGAGTCGGTCCCCGTGGGCGCGAGCGCCGACGAGAACGTCCAGGTGAAGGTCTGGGGCGAGAAGCCCAACCTCCCCTTCACGCCCCGGCAGCACTTCGAGCTGGGTGAGAAGCTGGGCATGCTCGACTTCGAGCGCGCCGCGAAGGTCTCCGGCAGCCGCTTCACCTTCTACAAGGGCGCGCTGGCGCGGCTGGAGCGGGCACTCGTCACGTTCATGATCGATGTGCACACCCAGAAGGGCTACACGGAGCTGCTCCCGCCCTATCTGGTGCTGCGCGAGACGATGATGGGCACCGGCCAGCTGCCCAAGTTCGAGGACGACGCCTTCAAGACGCTGGGCGACCCCGAGCGCTTCCTCATCCCCACCTCCGAAGTGCCTGTCACCAACTACCACGCGGACGAAATCCTCGAGGGTGACACGCTGCCGGTGCGCTACTGCGCGTTCAGCCCGTGCTTCCGCGCGGAGGCGGGCGCAGCCGGCAAGGACACCCGAGGCCTCATCCGCCAGCACCAGTTCCACAAGGTGGAGATGGTGAAGTTCGCGCACCCGGACAAGAGCCTGGACGAACTGGAGGCCATGACGGACGACGCGTGCGACATCCTCCGGCGCCTGGGACTGCACCACCGGGTGATGCTCCTGTGCACGGGCGACATGGGCTTCTCGGCCCGCAAGACGTACGACATCGAGGTCTGGCTGCCGGGCCAGAACGCCTACCGCGAGATCTCCTCCTGCTCCGACTGCGGCGACTTCCAGGCCCGCCGCGCGAAGATTCGCTTCCGGGCGCAGAAGGGCGACAAGCCCCAGCTCCTCCACACCCTCAACGGCAGCGGACTCGCCGTGGGCCGCACCTCCATCGCCATCCTGGAGAACTACCAGCGTGACGACGGCACCGTGGCCATCCCGGAGGTCCTCTGGCCCTATATGGGCGGGCTGAAGGAACTCAAGCCGCTGTAG
- the tadA gene encoding tRNA adenosine(34) deaminase TadA, which translates to MSDDEAFMQQALALAREAATLGEVPVGAVAVHDGNIIGTGFNRREMDRNPFAHAEVLALDAARKHLDVWRLTGVTLYVTLEPCAMCAGALVQSRVTRLVFGAMDPKAGAVGSLYNLAEEPRHNHRLQVVSGILAEDSRILLKSFFERLRAKRRDN; encoded by the coding sequence ATGAGTGACGACGAAGCTTTCATGCAGCAGGCGCTCGCGCTCGCGCGGGAAGCCGCGACACTCGGAGAGGTCCCTGTCGGTGCGGTGGCGGTCCATGATGGAAACATCATTGGAACGGGTTTCAACCGCAGAGAGATGGATCGCAATCCCTTCGCCCATGCGGAAGTCCTCGCGCTGGATGCAGCGCGAAAGCATCTGGACGTTTGGAGATTGACGGGCGTCACCCTGTACGTGACGTTGGAACCGTGCGCCATGTGCGCCGGTGCGCTGGTGCAGTCCCGGGTGACGCGCCTTGTCTTTGGCGCCATGGACCCGAAGGCTGGCGCGGTCGGTTCTCTCTACAATCTCGCCGAGGAGCCTCGGCATAATCACCGGCTCCAGGTCGTAAGTGGTATCCTGGCTGAAGACAGCAGGATTCTTCTGAAGTCGTTCTTCGAGCGGTTGCGCGCGAAGCGACGAGACAATTGA
- a CDS encoding glycosyltransferase family 39 protein — protein MALVPAVVAVTQLGRIHPDEVFQALEPAYWRVHHYGVLAWEWRDGIRNWAVPGVLATFLKLASLLGITDPQGYRAMTALPQLALHVWSLWAVYRFTARRAGSVGGWLAVMLVGLYGPVIVFAGRPLAESFSTSFLLVAMEALDRREREVRAGLLGGAALGLAVVTRYPSAICVVAALLWLLASRRWRMLLFTCLGGLVVAAGLGLLDHLTWGSPFHSFIAYVRFNVLSGAAAARFGADPPSYYLKPFLLGVPLWAWGAVPLAFWAVKRKWEVSLPLTCAALYTAVLLSTAHKEDRFLYPALVLGVLAAAAPVVTFITTRPFRGLRWGLSVAALVAGLASALYFPAMDVRGDQFRAIVASTRKEGATGVLIIAEGLWGSGGYFYLGKNIPWLTCDWPQDGAFQTAMHDRRFNRVITLQDRALKELEAAGFRTVERFGRQSLLVRD, from the coding sequence GTGGCGCTCGTGCCCGCCGTGGTGGCCGTGACTCAGCTGGGCCGCATCCACCCCGACGAGGTGTTCCAGGCCCTGGAGCCCGCCTACTGGCGCGTCCACCACTACGGCGTGCTGGCGTGGGAGTGGCGCGATGGCATTCGCAACTGGGCTGTACCTGGCGTCCTGGCCACCTTCCTCAAGCTGGCCTCCTTGCTGGGCATCACCGACCCGCAGGGCTACCGCGCGATGACGGCCCTTCCGCAGCTCGCGCTCCACGTCTGGAGCCTGTGGGCCGTGTACCGCTTCACCGCGCGCAGGGCGGGGAGCGTGGGCGGCTGGCTGGCCGTCATGCTGGTGGGGCTGTACGGGCCCGTCATCGTCTTCGCGGGTCGCCCCCTGGCGGAGTCCTTCTCCACGTCCTTCCTCCTGGTGGCCATGGAGGCCCTGGACCGGCGCGAGCGAGAGGTGAGGGCGGGGCTGCTGGGGGGCGCGGCGCTGGGGCTGGCCGTGGTGACGCGTTATCCCTCCGCCATCTGCGTGGTCGCGGCGCTCCTATGGCTCCTGGCGTCGCGGCGCTGGCGGATGCTGCTCTTCACCTGTCTGGGAGGACTGGTGGTGGCGGCGGGCCTGGGCTTGCTGGACCACCTCACCTGGGGCAGCCCCTTCCATTCCTTCATCGCCTACGTCCGCTTCAATGTCCTGTCCGGCGCGGCGGCGGCGCGCTTCGGGGCGGACCCGCCGAGCTACTACCTGAAGCCCTTCCTGCTGGGGGTTCCCCTCTGGGCCTGGGGCGCGGTTCCGCTGGCGTTCTGGGCCGTGAAGCGGAAGTGGGAGGTGTCATTGCCGTTGACGTGCGCGGCGCTCTACACGGCGGTGCTCCTGAGTACCGCGCACAAGGAGGACCGCTTCCTCTACCCGGCGTTGGTGCTGGGGGTGCTCGCCGCGGCGGCCCCCGTCGTCACCTTCATCACCACGCGGCCCTTCAGGGGGCTCCGCTGGGGCTTGTCCGTGGCGGCGCTGGTCGCGGGGCTTGCCTCCGCCCTCTACTTCCCGGCCATGGATGTTCGCGGTGACCAGTTCCGGGCCATCGTCGCCTCCACTCGGAAGGAGGGGGCGACAGGAGTTCTCATCATCGCCGAGGGACTGTGGGGCTCCGGGGGCTACTTCTACCTGGGCAAGAACATCCCCTGGCTCACCTGCGACTGGCCCCAAGACGGGGCCTTCCAGACGGCCATGCACGACCGCCGCTTCAACCGGGTCATCACGCTTCAGGACCGGGCGTTGAAGGAGCTCGAGGCCGCGGGCTTCCGCACCGTCGAGCGCTTCGGCAGACAGTCGCTGCTCGTGCGCGACTGA